In Coccidioides posadasii str. Silveira chromosome 4, complete sequence, one genomic interval encodes:
- a CDS encoding uncharacterized protein (EggNog:ENOG410PH9J~COG:S~BUSCO:5935at33183) translates to MSADNFLKNATISTIIPCASEVNLKNELDLLLSDGTCTTPLSYIQQRDLLIFDEILTVYIVLQLVNCTDDSLKAHLPNVLVHLDVFAANTAISKTKVEDFPTKELIFSGFVKDFKDSLVIHNAGDDGKEPHNQVYVLWTIDVYLRRPRTRHQQPSVIFQASAALSSSKRLQGTGQDDFLPSLTAGSLNIFQPLVGPASDNSSEMYLPASRLLHVAPVKTEERVYNISESSHNPIRIVPVASARIRYSRLNTYCNRPVAIASLDFEMIPFAKLETSLESIDLSLSNGIVENMGAFAGLDLPILCRSRDDLTFVFKLIPNQSECYNASTTAIHSVLDIHIRAVVLISENCQPKISMRWKASIDFSLPLNPIFGGPSQVLQRNCRPASLSMAPSEATLSGDRTTQCAIGLGVYLSLSTPTSIEVAQGFDWEVFVVNRSNRVRKFAIIVIPMRNSLHRQRFTSRQSSSAQSLHALEVAHAAVDGNFTYSMVKTSVTSYETELICLNPDLKLSPLFPGSCYAALLPMLPLSSGLLNIAAVKIVDLETNESMEIRDPPDLTASLAPNF, encoded by the exons ATGAGTGCTGATAACTTTTTAAAAAATGCAACAATCAGCACAATCATCCCTTGCGCATCAGAAGTCAATCTCAAAAATGAATTGGATCTCTTGTTGAGTGATGGAACCTGCACAACCCCCTTATCATATATCCAGCAACGAGACTTGCTAATCTTTG ATGAGATTCTGACTGTGTATATTGTCCTTCAGTTGGTGAATTGCACAGACGATAGCTTGAAGGCGCATCTACCAAATGTGTTAGTGCATTTGGATGTTTTTGCTGCAAATACTGCCATTTCGAAGACCAAAGTTGAAGATTTTCCCACAAAAGAGCTCATATTTTCTGGTTTTGTAAAAGATTTCAAGGATTCTCTTGTTATACATAATGCAGGGGATGATGGAAAGGAACCCCATAATCAAGTATATGTTTTATGGACCATAGATGTCTATTTGC GTCGTCCACGTACTCGCCATCAACAGCCTTCTGTAATTTTTCAGGCATCCGCAGCATTAAGTTCTTCGAAACGACTACAGGGCACTGGACAGGATGATTTCTTACCGAGTCTCACTGCGGGTTCCTTGAATATCTTTCAACCTTTAGTTGGCCCTGCTTCGGACAATTCTTCGGAGATGTATCTTCCGGCATCAAGGCTTTTACATGTGGCCCCTGTGAAAACCGAGGAGCGAGTCTAcaatatatcagagtcatCCCATAACCCCATTCGCATTGTTCCTGTGGCGAGCGCCAGAATTCGCTATTCTCGGCTGAATACATATTGCAACCGCCCCGTGGCAATAGCAAGCCTTGACTTCGAAATGATTCCATTCGCAAAACTCGAAACGAGCTTAGAATCAATAGATTTGTCATTGTCGAATGGCATTGTGGAGAACATGGGTGCATTCGCAGGGCTTGACCTGCCGATACTCTGTCGCTCCAGGGATGATCTTACATTTGTTTTTAAGCTGATTCCTAATCAGAGCGAGTGCTATAATGCTTCGACAACCGCCATCCATTCTGTTCTGGACATCCATATCCGGGCTGTGGTTCTAATTTCAGAAAACTGTCAGCCGAAAATTTCGATGCGCTGGAAAGCCAGCATAGACTTTTCGTTGCCTCTTAACCCTATATTCGGGGGCCCTAGTCAAGTATTACAACGGAACTGTCGGCCTGCCAGTCTTTCAATGGCTCCTAGCGAAGCCACTCTCTCTGGAGATAGAACAACACAATGTGCCATTGGGCTTGGTGTTTATCTGTCTCTATCAACCCCAACGAGCATTGAGGTTGCCCAAGGGTTTGACTGGGAGGTTTTTGTGGTTAACCGTTCCAACCGAGTAAGAAAATTTGCGATAATTGTGATCCCAATGCGTAATAGTCTTCATCGCCAGCGGTTTACTTCACGACAATCATCCTCTGCGCAATCGTTGCATGCACTGGAGGTTGCACATGCAGCTGTTGATGGAAACTTCACATATTCTATGGTCAAAACTTCGGTGACCTCGTATGAAACGGAGCTGATATGTCTAAATCCTGACCTCAAGTTAAG CCCTCTATTTCCCGGGTCATGTTATGCAGCTCTGTTGCCAATGCTACCACTTTCCTCAGGTCTACTGAATATTGCGGCTGTCAAGATTGTGGACCTAGAAACAAATGAGTCAATGGAAATTAGGGATCCACCGGACCTTACAGCTTCCTTAGCACCTAATTTTTGA
- a CDS encoding uncharacterized protein (EggNog:ENOG410PJFR~COG:S~TransMembrane:5 (o20-42i131-153o173-193i205-224o230-250i)~BUSCO:12607at33183), with protein MVSTGRLKLLDSLNRRYIYGYVPLLHALLFVLEMVITMRLAAKFNSYYAERPVLTTMVTNAVLGGIADTVAQSITAIRSRAKLNHDTRSSENDFMSIEIAEFHKAKRPRAAGSGLSKRGPTPFDFERLTRFMAYGFFMAPIQFQWFGFLSRAFPITKRHATLPALKRVAMDQLIFAPIGLVCFFTFMTIAEGGGRRAVARKFQDVYIPTLKANFMLWPLVQILNFRIMPIQFQIPFVSSVGIAWTAYLSLTNSAEEE; from the exons ATGGTCAGCACAGGAAGACTCAAACTCCTAGATAGTTTGAACAGGAGATACATATATGGCTATGTT CCGCTCCTGCATGCGTTGTTATTTGTACTGGAAATGGTAATCACAATGCGGCTAGCTGCAAAATTCAACTCATACTATGCTGAGAGACCGG TCCTGACAACCATGGTGACCAATGCT GTTCTTGGTGGAATCGCGGATACAGTTGCCCAGTCTATTACAGCAATTCGTTCGCGAGCCAAGTTGAATCATGACACAAGGAGCTCCGAAAATGATTTCATGTCGATCGAGATAGCCGAATTTCACAAGGCAAAGCGCCCAAGAGCAGCTGGATCTGGGCTGTCCAAGAGAGGACCTACTCCCTTCGATTTCGAACGGCTGACACGATTTATGGCATATGGTTTTTTTATGGCTCCCATCCAATTCCAATGGTTTGGCTTTCTCTCGCGAGCTTTCCCAATTACCAAGAGGCATGCAACTCTCCCTGCATTGAAACGTGTGGCAATGGACCAACTCATATTTGCTCCGATTG GCCTTGTTTGTTTTTTCACATTTATGACTATTGCGGAAGGAGGTGGCCGGCGTGCAGTTGCTCGTAAATTTCAGGATGTTTACATACCAACTCTGAAAGCCAATTTCATGTTGTGGCCACTTGTCCAAATCTTGAATTTTCGAATAATGCCTATTCAATTCCAAATA CCATTTGTTTCCTCTGTTGGCATCGCATGGACCGCATATTTATCTCTCACAAATTCTGCCGAGGAAGAGTAA